Within Telopea speciosissima isolate NSW1024214 ecotype Mountain lineage chromosome 8, Tspe_v1, whole genome shotgun sequence, the genomic segment ATCCCTTTTGGATCCGATTCAGATAGAAATCGGCAGGACCCCATTTGGAGGTGGATTCCGGCTTTTAAAATCCTGCCCTACCCTTGTTTTTGGTAGTATTCTTGAGATTTGAATACatgaaattgaatgaaaatgaaatagaGACTATAGAACCAGAGTAAGATAATAACTATTGGGAAACtaattgaacaaaaaaatttctcgctttactatgGTGCTCCATATTGGAGATTAAACATTATTAACTGGTGAGAGGACTCTTATTCATGCTTAACAGATTTCTTCTAATCTTGTTTCAGTTGGTTCTATCTCTAGAAGCAAACCCCTTTTGAATTCCACATAAGGGTAGGCAACAGGATAGTCTTCACCTTTGGTTCTCCATCTGAAATCAAAACCATATAAATAAATCACACATTGTGTTAGACAACTACTTTTCTGCATCAAACATAGTTTGCTACTCCTCCTAAAATAGTTGAAAGGAATTAAGTTAAAAAGGATTGTATAtggggagaatgttttctgtgccgcagcgcaggctgcgctcaggcacatgggcagcttgTGCAGGGGGCAAGGGTGATCATTGTGCCCACCTctatgtgcctgggcacagcctgcactgcggcacagagaacaacgcccctagAATTAAGTTCTATTTTGAACTAGTGAATTTATGTGCCCAACTTcacacctccccccccccccccgcccctacaaaaaaaaaatgagtgaaTTAGTAAGAGAAACTTTTACCTGTAATTGAGCACAAGATGATGGAGAAAGAATGCAACTTCTAATTTACCGAGCTCGGCTCCCGGACAAAGACGCACTCCACCGCCAAATGGCAACACGTTTTTGCCTGTCCCTTGATCCTGTTGAATGTCAaagcatatgagagagagagagagagagagagagagagagagggagctaATTAATTAGGTTAATAAACTCAAAGATAGATCGATCTTGCCTTAGAGATTGCTCAAATTTAAAAGATTAGGCAAGTGATTATATATAACCAAATAATACATTAGTGAATTGGGATGATTGGTATGAAAAGCAATTGGACCGGTTTCAACCAAGTGTGTGGCATGTTGGGCTTGGTTGCAACTTGTGAGCTAGCCTTTTGTAAAGATCGGCTAGGAGACCCAAACATATATATTGGTAGTTTGGTACCTATCAAGCGAAACTTGCTTAATTAAAATCTCGTCTTTACTCTTTATTTAGTTCCCATTTAATTCGACGTAGAAGAAAATGAAGTCttcatttttttcaacaaataaatattttatagatttattaaaacaaaattgCATAAAGattgaaaggaagaaaatatcTTACTAAAGAACAATATAAAAAGTCAGAAAACAGATCTTATTTTAAATCAGGATTCTATTTGGGTTTTATTCattgtcactatgcctagtgatgtataatgtttcactatttgccacatggtacATAGGtaagtccatgtgatagaagatcaggtattttatattcatctccatttgatggcattttgataaGTTCACTAAGGCAGTGTAGTCTTATGTTTTTTATGGAGATTTTCGTGCTGTAGtggaaaaaatgagagagaagtACATACAGTCCATCTCCAAGGATTGAACTCAAGGGCATTTTCATGAAGGGATGGATTCAGATGTACGGCGGTGAAGATGGGAAGAACCTTCCACCCTGAAGGAATGAAATACCCTGCATACAACAAACACCACCGATCATCAACTTTTTCGtcatttttttcaatcttttttcttttttcaaaataaagaTAAGTAGACTAAAGCTGTGTTTGATTTGCATTATCAGAATATATTATGGATCTAGAATACATTCTGAAGCGAGAAAAATCGGGTTTCAAAATCTATTCTAAACCCAGAATCTATTATGAGAAtctcttcttcattgatgatgCGATCATGTGATTGAATTCTTGTGCCATCATTAAACTCTCACCCTTATTGTCTGGTGAAAGGGTTAGATATGtttggatcttttttttttggattgaaacttgaaaggagGGTATTTCAACTAATAAATGTTAtgggcactgttctctgtgttgCAACGTAGGCTgtacccaaacacatggggtgggcgcaatgaccaccctaccccttgagaacattctccctaaatgTTTTCATGTTGGAAATTAACCTTTAAAGTTGACATCCTTGAGTGCTTTTCTGTGGACAAATTTGACTATATTTCCACACCTCAGAGCTTCGTTTATGACCTGAAAAAGGGTTTCCATGAACCAAATTCATTCTTTGTTAGTTCAATCATAAAGACCCTACAAAAGCCATAAAGCAAGTGATATTGAAGCATTACTGTTACAGTGTTACTGCTTTACTACATTTTGTGTGAACTCCATTTTTTTGTAATCTTCCCAGCTCAAGGCCTCCCccttctgtttctctttcctTATTCCATGGTGTTCctcctgtatatatatattctacattttagtatttatttttcacaaacagagagtgtgtgtgtgtgtgtgagagagagagagagagagagagagtacctttAATtgtttaagggcattttgtgtaTGTTCAAGGAAGAATAAGGTCATGGCCAGGAGTGTGGAGGTTGTTTCATACCCTGCAAGCAGAAGGTCTAATACAATATTCACTTTCCCTTTATCAGTTAAGTCTCTACTTGATAAAAGCACATCCAAAAAGTCTCCTTTTGCAAGCCCCACACCCCACTTTCTGCGCTCTTCCATAATGGCTCTTACAGTGGATGAAACCCTTCCTCTAGCCTGCACAATCCAAATAACTATTCCATCAACAGAAGAAGCTTCATTTCAGTTCTTAGTGTAGAAAAACATGTACCTAAAATGATgtagaaaagaatagaaatcgCAAACATTAGTCACACACAATGCACACAAAAATTTTCATTGTTCGAAAAGATTGTCCACGTCCATGGTGAGATGCGAAATCCTACATAGGTTCATattaccaaaatatatatacatgtagCGAGCGATGAAATACCTTCACAGCCTTGGCATATGAGGTTCCTGGTACATTTAATGGGAGAGAAACCAAGCCTTTCATGAAGGTAAGGAAGTCTTCTAATATCTTAGAAGTCAGTGGGTCTTCAGGTTCCAGGCTAAGTATTTGCTTCACCATAAGATTGAAAGTGAACTGCCATATATAGATGAGAGAATAGCATATAATTAGAGATGGAATCAAAGATAATATATAGAAACTGAGGGAGACTGTGTTCTTACCTTGTTAGCTTCTTTACAGAACATgacttcttttctctctttccatgATTCCATCATTGAGATGGCTAGCTTATCTATGCCGTGAAGGTACTCCAGTTTTGACTTACAAATATTGGTAAAGCTAAGTGCGAAGCTCCTGAGCTTCTTATGAACATCACCGAAGACAACAAGCAAACACTGCTCACCAAGTATTTCATGGATGGGTTTGGGGTAGCTGCTCTGGAATAGCTTCTCTTCGTTCTGGAGAATGAACATGTTCAGTTCATGATCACAGGAGACAATGGTAGGAGACCCAAATAGATGGGACTTGAAAACTCTTCCATACCTGGAGAAAAATATAATAGGAGATCGATAGCCCATTTCAGTTAATTAATCTCAAGAAATTGCAAAGATTAGGAATTGGGTATTCAAGAGAAATGTTCACCTAGAGCAATGTTCTTGTAAGAAGTTCCCCATAGAGTTGGATTTGTGTGGCTTGAGGAAGGAAAGGGTTTCTCCCAACAAGGGCCATCCCATGGTACCATGAGGTAAGCTGTTGTTGTCCTTAGTAATACGCTCATGTTCTACAAACAAGAAATAGAGGAAGACAAAGCTGAAAGCTAGTCCTACAGAGAAGCCTAAACAAAGTGATAAGGAGAGAAGTCCAACCATATTTGCTTTTGAATGACTAGTTAATAGCGGGAGGGTGAGTGAGGGACCTTCTCTTGCtaccttctcttttcttaaacatatatatgtatatatagggaaaagaTCCCCACTACTTCTGACTTTCTGAGTAGGGGTGAGGAGATCTTTATCCCTGCCAGTTCCTTCTTACTTGGGCTATTTCCCCCGTGCCTCTAACGAGGGGGGACACAATGACCACCCAATccctacccgggtggggtccactacccttattagaggcatagggagaactggaggagataattttccatttcttcacatgccctctcacataatgagcTACAGGGTTTACACTCACACACTCGCTcgctctcacacacacacacaatagaTTCCATGTGATTGGCTCTGAAAGGTCTTGGACGgaacttgtacaaggacatgatccgcattcctacatatatatatataggggcgttattctctgtgccgcagcgcagcgtgtgcccagacacatgggagtgggcaTAATGATCACCTTGCCCCCTACACAGGCTGCCCATATGCCCAGGTGCAGGCTGCattgcggcacaaagaacattctcccatatataGATAGGATTAATGTAGTGGGTGGGGATGGTCTAAAGCAACTTTTGCTGCTATATATTAAGGAAATGATTAACAAGCCACTTCTTAATGCCTTATGTTTCGTCCCTCTAAATtggcttttgttttttaatacaAGCGTGGTGTTGGTTTCCTTTATAGCACCCCAAACCCCCGAGATTTTttccatggtttttttttttgttttttttaaataagaaatGATATCAGGAAGATGGCAAATCTAATTAAGGGCCTTTGATTCTATTGACTATATTTTTATTGGTAGGTGGGGGTTGGAGTTGGCCGACTGTAGGGTAGTGGAATGTTTTTCTTTGACCTTAAATGATTAGATGGGTATCTGTTTAGACTTACGGATTAATTAGGTTGCCTCTCAAAATGGCAGCCCGGACAAGTGGAGAGTATAGAATATTAGAATTCATAATAATCACTTAGTTAGGAGGGTCTCTCAAGGAAATTTTCAAGTGGAATCATAATAAAATGGGAGATGTGGGAGGGATTTATACACTAGTGTTTATATTGGCATCAAATACGTTAGAAAGGGAAACACGAAAGGGAAACATTCTTTTCAATAGGTGTCATTGGAGTGTACAACAAGGGGCTCACAAATATTATTgatgaaagagaagagaaaatatgTAAGAGGTTTGAATTATTGGATATTGTTATTAATGAAGCCTGATTTCGGTCTAGAAAGTGTAGTTGGGATCTTCGGAGGGCCGTTTCGATTTCGAAACGACTTTGGATTGCTGAAAAATGATATACATCAGTACCAAAGGCGGTGAGTTGTGTTGGACTCGTCGAGATCTTTCAAACAgtatattttgggatatatgttATGGTTTGGTCCGACTTTGTCCGGTTTGGCATATTTTGAtctgggggcatatctgtactttcttgggttagggattctctatataatgttcttatctctaggAGGGCTGTAtgagaggttttgtaacatttccaaaagatagtgaaatctgttctattgctcgaccgtggatgtagcttcccatattgggggtgaaccacgtaaatctctggtGTTgtgtcttctctgttttttgttttcttctgcaaattgtTATTCTGGACGTTGTTTTCTTAATAGATACCCCCTACAAAACATCACTTGACAATTTTGATCGgatccaaattttgtggattgACCCTTAAATTTTTTGCCTATCATTTGTCAAGATTCAAACTAATCCAAAGtagccaagtggcaaaatacagcatttaaaataaaaaaaaaaactgaactataAAGAAGGTGCATAGTTCTTTGAAGGGTTGCTTGGATATACATGAAGGGGTATATTATTACATACAAggataaataattgaatttaagATTGAAATTTGATACATAACCAATCTAGACCTCACTGGTTAGAATTAGCAACATCATTCTACAATTAAGGGTATATACTGTCAGGTGCGATTTCAAAAA encodes:
- the LOC122638371 gene encoding cytochrome P450 724B1-like; protein product: MVGLLSLSLCLGFSVGLAFSFVFLYFLFVEHERITKDNNSLPHGTMGWPLLGETLSFLKPHKSNSMGNFLQEHCSRYGRVFKSHLFGSPTIVSCDHELNMFILQNEEKLFQSSYPKPIHEILGEQCLLVVFGDVHKKLRSFALSFTNICKSKLEYLHGIDKLAISMMESWKERKEVMFCKEANKFTFNLMVKQILSLEPEDPLTSKILEDFLTFMKGLVSLPLNVPGTSYAKAVKARGRVSSTVRAIMEERRKWGVGLAKGDFLDVLLSSRDLTDKGKVNIVLDLLLAGYETTSTLLAMTLFFLEHTQNALKQLKEEHHGIRKEKQKGEALSWEDYKKMEFTQNVINEALRCGNIVKFVHRKALKDVNFKGYFIPSGWKVLPIFTAVHLNPSLHENALEFNPWRWTDQGTGKNVLPFGGGVRLCPGAELGKLEVAFFLHHLVLNYRWRTKGEDYPVAYPYVEFKRGLLLEIEPTETRLEEIC